One part of the Micrococcus sp. 2A genome encodes these proteins:
- a CDS encoding NUDIX domain-containing protein, with amino-acid sequence MTSDTSHATPTVPPPPPRRTVVGVALLDDAAAPRVLLAARRSAPASLAGLWEFPGGKVEPGESDREALLREVREELGARVRLGAEVAAPETIGWKLADGARMRVFYGVLEQGSAEPAALQDHDRLAWTPLTAEDLHAHPWIPADRPIVDAVLAQLEDAFA; translated from the coding sequence ATGACCTCCGACACATCGCACGCCACGCCCACCGTGCCGCCCCCGCCGCCGAGGCGGACGGTGGTGGGTGTCGCCCTCCTCGACGACGCCGCGGCCCCGCGCGTCCTCCTGGCGGCCCGCCGCAGCGCACCCGCGTCCCTGGCCGGGCTGTGGGAGTTCCCGGGCGGCAAGGTCGAGCCGGGGGAGTCGGACCGCGAGGCGCTGCTGCGCGAGGTCCGGGAGGAGCTCGGCGCGCGCGTGCGGCTGGGCGCGGAGGTGGCGGCTCCGGAGACGATCGGATGGAAGCTGGCCGACGGCGCCCGGATGCGCGTGTTCTACGGCGTCCTCGAGCAGGGATCGGCCGAACCGGCGGCCCTGCAGGACCATGACCGGCTCGCGTGGACGCCCCTGACCGCCGAGGACCTCCACGCCCACCCGTGGATCCCCGCCGACCGGCCGATCGTGGACGCCGTGCTGGCGCAGCTGGAGGACGCCTTCGCCTGA